In a single window of the Chloroflexota bacterium genome:
- a CDS encoding branched-chain amino acid ABC transporter permease: MEQLPQQIVNGLWQGGALALFAMGYTLVFGSLDIVNLAHGATYMWGAYVGLMMVTKLGLPFWAALPAAMLAGGLMAVLLDLLAFKPLRALTYGGLVLWGGFLVLLLGVASPWDVQARTLVGGLGAAIVLVGVVMDYRAITPIRTQQAPPLAPMISSIGASIILISLAQGIFGNQVSRFPPAALPIMPYQLPGNVVIAPIQLLVLGLSLALIVGLHLLLTRTAVGRAIRAIAWSTRTSRLLGINVDIVVGQTFFLSGALAGAAGALLGLAFNRLDPLMGNEVELAGLTVIIVGGMGSVGGAAVAAFLVGMLRVMSVAYLDSSFRDAFVFALLIAVLLVRPSGLFGRGRAVRA, translated from the coding sequence GTGGAGCAGCTACCTCAGCAGATCGTCAACGGCCTCTGGCAGGGAGGCGCGCTGGCCCTCTTCGCGATGGGGTACACGCTCGTCTTCGGCTCCCTGGACATCGTAAACCTGGCCCACGGCGCGACGTACATGTGGGGCGCATACGTCGGCCTGATGATGGTCACGAAGCTCGGGCTGCCGTTCTGGGCGGCGCTGCCCGCCGCGATGCTGGCCGGCGGCCTGATGGCCGTGCTGCTGGACCTGCTGGCGTTCAAGCCGCTGCGCGCTCTGACCTACGGCGGCCTGGTCCTCTGGGGCGGCTTCCTGGTGCTGTTGCTCGGCGTGGCGAGCCCGTGGGATGTGCAGGCCAGAACGCTGGTCGGCGGCCTCGGCGCCGCGATCGTGCTGGTCGGGGTGGTGATGGACTACCGCGCCATCACTCCGATCCGCACTCAGCAGGCGCCGCCGCTGGCCCCGATGATCTCGTCCATCGGCGCGTCGATCATCCTGATCAGCCTCGCGCAGGGGATCTTCGGCAACCAGGTGTCGCGCTTCCCGCCGGCCGCCTTGCCGATCATGCCGTACCAACTCCCCGGCAACGTCGTCATCGCGCCGATCCAACTGCTGGTGCTCGGGCTGTCGCTGGCGCTGATCGTCGGCCTGCACCTGCTGCTGACCCGCACGGCCGTCGGGCGGGCGATCCGCGCCATCGCCTGGAGCACCCGCACCTCACGGCTGCTGGGCATCAACGTCGATATCGTGGTGGGGCAGACGTTCTTCCTGTCGGGGGCGCTGGCCGGCGCGGCCGGCGCGCTGCTCGGTCTTGCGTTCAATCGCCTCGATCCGCTGATGGGCAACGAAGTCGAGCTGGCCGGCCTGACGGTCATCATCGTCGGCGGGATGGGGTCCGTGGGCGGCGCGGCCGTCGCGGCCTTCCTGGTCGGCATGCTGCGAGTGATGAGCGTGGCCTACCTCGACAGCTCTTTCCGCGACGCCTTCGTCTTCGCGCTGCTGATCGCCGTCTTGCTGGTGCGGCCGTCTGGCCTGTTCGGGCGCGGGCGCG